One stretch of Priestia megaterium DNA includes these proteins:
- a CDS encoding ABC transporter substrate-binding protein, translating to MTLKQVKMKWLLFIVIALLVAGCSNNQASSGDKSTSAAQKDGGTLNIAFQSEPTTLDPQITGNSSVKDAARNIYEGLVIFDSKGNVEPDLAEKIDISDDKKVYTFQLRKGVKFHNGKEMTAADVEASINRWIKLSSLGKTNFVGAQVKKTGDYTVELHLKTPNVNTLALLADPIPAAAIFPKEIIEKAPAEGATEFVGTGPFKVKEWKKNQYITLERFKDYSSKGRKIKKTPHVDEIKISFLSDESTRISGITAGQFDIALGVSSDNAAQIESTQNVKNKLAPGGFIGLFYNTQEGFFSDLNARKAVNATINAKDILSSSYGDSDYYELTSSIVNKKFPNYYSEAGKEEYNQHDEKKAKSYLKKAGYSGQELRLLTSRDYQDQYNAAVIVQQELEKIGVKVKLEVYDWATFTDKVNDPKAWDIYPVDWAARSTIFQGFWTSGGAPVEKSTKYLEKIKAAASVKDARPAIDATQKYVWDELPFTLIGHKVNINAVSTHVKGYDFNLGPVFYNVSVTK from the coding sequence ATGACGTTGAAACAGGTTAAGATGAAATGGTTATTATTTATTGTGATTGCTTTATTGGTTGCCGGATGCAGCAATAATCAAGCAAGCTCAGGCGATAAAAGCACCAGTGCGGCTCAAAAAGATGGAGGTACGCTAAACATTGCGTTTCAAAGCGAGCCAACAACTTTAGATCCTCAGATTACTGGGAATTCTTCGGTTAAAGATGCGGCGCGAAATATTTACGAAGGACTCGTTATTTTTGATAGTAAAGGTAATGTAGAACCTGATTTAGCAGAAAAAATTGATATAAGCGATGATAAAAAAGTCTACACGTTTCAGCTGCGAAAAGGCGTAAAGTTTCATAATGGAAAGGAAATGACAGCAGCCGATGTAGAAGCTTCGATTAACCGCTGGATTAAGCTGTCTTCACTTGGCAAAACAAACTTTGTTGGTGCACAAGTCAAAAAAACAGGAGACTATACGGTTGAGCTTCATTTGAAAACACCGAATGTGAATACGCTGGCACTACTAGCAGATCCAATTCCAGCAGCCGCTATTTTTCCAAAAGAAATCATCGAAAAAGCACCTGCTGAAGGAGCTACTGAGTTCGTTGGTACAGGACCATTTAAAGTGAAGGAATGGAAAAAGAATCAATATATCACGCTAGAGAGATTTAAAGATTATTCTTCAAAAGGACGAAAAATTAAAAAGACTCCTCACGTAGATGAAATTAAAATTAGCTTTTTAAGCGATGAATCTACTAGAATTTCAGGCATTACAGCTGGACAGTTTGACATTGCCTTAGGTGTCTCAAGCGACAATGCGGCTCAAATTGAAAGTACGCAAAACGTTAAGAACAAGCTGGCTCCAGGCGGATTCATTGGTTTATTTTATAATACGCAAGAAGGGTTCTTTAGCGATTTAAATGCTAGAAAAGCCGTAAATGCCACGATTAATGCAAAAGATATTTTATCAAGTTCATACGGCGATTCCGATTATTATGAACTGACTTCATCGATTGTGAATAAAAAGTTTCCGAACTATTACAGTGAAGCAGGAAAAGAAGAGTACAATCAGCATGATGAAAAGAAAGCAAAAAGCTATTTAAAAAAGGCTGGATACAGCGGGCAGGAACTGCGTCTTTTAACTTCACGCGATTATCAAGATCAGTACAATGCGGCTGTTATTGTGCAGCAAGAGCTTGAAAAAATCGGTGTAAAAGTAAAGCTAGAAGTGTATGACTGGGCAACGTTTACAGATAAAGTAAATGACCCTAAAGCATGGGATATTTACCCCGTAGACTGGGCGGCGCGTTCAACCATTTTCCAAGGATTTTGGACGTCAGGAGGAGCTCCGGTTGAAAAATCAACAAAATACTTAGAAAAAATCAAAGCGGCTGCTTCTGTAAAAGATGCACGACCAGCCATTGATGCTACGCAAAAATACGTATGGGATGAGCTTCCGTTTACGTTAATTGGCCATAAAGTCAATATTAACGCCGTGTCTACACATGTAAAAGGCTATGATTTCAACTTAGGCCCTGTATTTTATAACGTGAGCGTGACTAAATAA
- a CDS encoding carboxypeptidase M32 — MNSAIRLHTKEHIATIEHYKQALSLLSWDAKTSAPLNSQKQHATIQGTLSKELYLLQTDPAFAKELQHLQEQNLNQLQQKQVQHYWNIYQKFSAVPLEDYHQFSVLKASTHALWSQAREQNEFKLVEDNLQQLIHMHKRFAEYRNPHLAPYEQLLEEYEPEVSSETIDSLFQQIKDAILPLLTKIKRSSVTHDTSFLNEPFSIKNQQKLGKHLLTAIGYNFKSGQIGTTTHPFSADIHPQDARLAVRYDEHNVKLAAFMFLHEGGHSIYNQQISSDLLDTGLGAYTSMGLHESQSLFWERIIGKHEGFWRNHAHLFKELEPAIYGDISFETLYFALNEVTPSFIRLQADDLTYLLHIIIRYELERDLFADKLRVSDLPLAWSTKYEAYLGIKPETDRDGVLQDGHWYGGAFGYFPSYNLGFIYAAQLRESVIKVHPDFDEIISSQNLSLIADWQKQHIHQYGKLKTPREILTSLSIGRIDAQPLINYLKKKYEGLYKL, encoded by the coding sequence ATGAACTCTGCTATCCGTCTTCATACTAAAGAACATATTGCAACGATTGAACACTACAAGCAAGCTTTATCTCTTCTATCGTGGGACGCAAAAACATCCGCTCCTCTTAATAGCCAAAAGCAGCATGCAACCATTCAAGGCACGCTTTCAAAAGAGCTTTACCTGTTGCAAACAGATCCAGCCTTCGCAAAAGAATTGCAGCATCTTCAAGAACAAAATTTAAATCAACTACAGCAAAAACAAGTACAGCACTATTGGAACATCTATCAAAAATTTTCCGCTGTACCACTGGAAGACTATCATCAATTTTCCGTTTTAAAAGCTTCTACTCATGCTCTTTGGTCACAGGCTAGAGAGCAAAATGAATTTAAGCTCGTCGAAGACAACCTGCAGCAGCTGATTCATATGCATAAAAGATTTGCGGAGTACCGTAATCCTCACCTCGCTCCTTACGAACAGCTTTTAGAAGAATATGAGCCCGAAGTTTCTAGTGAAACCATCGATTCGCTTTTTCAACAAATTAAAGATGCTATTCTTCCTTTGCTGACAAAAATCAAACGCTCTTCGGTTACACATGATACATCGTTTCTCAACGAGCCGTTTTCAATCAAAAATCAGCAGAAGCTCGGAAAACACCTTTTAACTGCTATTGGCTATAACTTCAAGTCCGGCCAAATTGGCACCACGACCCACCCGTTCAGTGCAGACATTCACCCTCAAGACGCACGGCTTGCAGTGAGATACGACGAACACAATGTAAAACTGGCAGCTTTTATGTTTTTACATGAAGGCGGACATTCTATCTATAACCAGCAAATTAGCTCTGACTTGCTTGACACGGGGTTAGGCGCATACACTTCTATGGGACTGCATGAATCTCAGTCTCTTTTTTGGGAACGTATCATTGGAAAACACGAAGGCTTCTGGAGAAATCACGCTCACTTATTTAAAGAGTTAGAACCTGCGATCTACGGTGATATTTCATTTGAAACTCTTTACTTTGCCTTAAATGAAGTCACACCTTCTTTTATTCGTTTGCAAGCAGATGACCTTACGTATCTGCTGCATATTATCATTCGCTACGAGCTAGAAAGAGATTTATTTGCAGACAAGCTTCGCGTTTCAGATCTTCCTTTGGCATGGAGTACAAAATATGAAGCGTATTTAGGGATCAAACCGGAAACAGACCGTGACGGGGTATTGCAGGACGGCCACTGGTACGGAGGAGCATTTGGCTACTTCCCTTCCTACAATCTAGGTTTCATTTATGCAGCTCAGCTAAGAGAATCCGTGATCAAAGTCCATCCTGACTTTGATGAAATCATTTCGAGTCAAAACTTATCGCTTATAGCAGACTGGCAAAAACAGCATATCCACCAGTACGGAAAACTAAAAACGCCAAGAGAGATATTAACTAGCCTTTCTATAGGTAGAATTGATGCTCAGCCGTTAATTAATTATTTGAAGAAAAAATATGAAGGGTTATACAAGCTTTAA
- a CDS encoding DUF2294 domain-containing protein, producing MSRNREHEFSNLVREIRKEQVGNGPREITTRFVDTWAVSEMKGNLTNVEKFMITSPEGKRMVHEARTELVKKIYDCSEIRDKFEKLVHAKIIRVFSDINIEEDVAMTTFVFDRKLDDKLK from the coding sequence ATGAGTAGAAATAGGGAGCATGAATTTAGTAATTTAGTGCGCGAAATCCGTAAAGAGCAGGTTGGAAACGGACCGAGAGAAATCACTACTCGTTTTGTAGATACATGGGCTGTTAGCGAAATGAAAGGCAATCTTACGAATGTAGAAAAGTTTATGATAACTTCTCCTGAAGGCAAACGGATGGTTCATGAGGCACGTACAGAACTAGTGAAAAAAATTTATGATTGCTCAGAGATACGAGATAAGTTTGAAAAACTTGTCCATGCAAAAATTATAAGAGTTTTTTCAGACATTAACATTGAAGAAGATGTTGCAATGACTACTTTTGTTTTTGATAGAAAGTTAGATGATAAACTAAAATAA
- a CDS encoding phosphate-starvation-inducible protein PsiE: protein MFKLFLCKKRQYLIATYQFILNVSLIVLGFILVYFLLRELFYIMNDALTGNNNVHKILGKVLIFFLYFAFVSMIMTYFKESCHFPLSYLLYIGITATIRFIIVNNNYQIGSLFLSLGIIALTISYLMLTKKRLEDNERRI from the coding sequence GTGTTTAAACTATTTTTATGTAAAAAAAGGCAGTATCTAATTGCGACATATCAATTTATTTTAAATGTCTCGCTCATTGTCCTTGGATTTATACTCGTTTATTTTTTATTGAGAGAGCTTTTTTATATTATGAATGATGCCTTAACAGGAAATAATAACGTTCATAAAATCCTCGGAAAAGTATTGATTTTCTTTTTATATTTTGCTTTTGTTTCGATGATTATGACTTACTTTAAAGAAAGCTGTCATTTCCCGTTAAGTTACCTTTTATACATTGGAATTACAGCTACAATACGATTTATTATTGTGAATAACAATTATCAAATTGGAAGTTTATTTTTATCGTTAGGAATTATCGCTTTAACGATTAGTTACTTAATGTTAACGAAAAAAAGATTAGAAGATAATGAAAGGAGAATTTGA